From the Solanum stenotomum isolate F172 chromosome 4, ASM1918654v1, whole genome shotgun sequence genome, one window contains:
- the LOC125862406 gene encoding transcription repressor OFP8 translates to MENRFKMKISSLFKSSFGSCKSKNISDDIDNNKKPVFHTQNHQHYQLVDLFSPKPSPFLSMFRHKCPQNPLPSSGVRRNFLQAATSIYCHNSTLDTNGRKCPPASPNFPHDEYSQEKCNSKYYEKNSKKKNKKKKFKKMTNSKIKKFTNFDEEFANFHYKGLFSSDDESELDEDDNNTLFSSRSFTNSDSSEYSLRRKPRRRRAAKGGVKGSLAVVKKSKDPYGDFRDSMLEMIMENQIFGAKELENLLECFLKLNSQYHHEVIIDVFTEICEALFSSLS, encoded by the exons atggaaaatagatttaaaatgaaaatctcTAGTTTGTTTAAATCATCATTTGGTTCTTGTAAATCCAAGAATATTTCTGATGatattgataataataaaaaaccaGTTTTTCATACCCAAAATCATCAACATTATCAATTAGTTGATCTTTTCTCTCCCAAACCAAGTCCATTTCTTTCCATGTTTAGACACAAATGCCCTCAAAATCCACTTCCGAGCAGTGGTGTACGCAGGAATTTTTTACAAGCAGCAACATCAATCTATTGTCACAATTCGACTT tggATACAAATGGACGAAAATGCCCTCCAGCATCACCAAATTTTCCTCATGATGAGTATTCTCAAGAGAAGTGCAACTCCAAATATTATGAAAAGAATTccaagaagaaaaataagaagaagaaattcaagaaaatgacaaattccaaaattaaaaaatttactaattttgatgaagaatttgctaattttcattataaaggTCTTTTTAGTAGTGATGACGAAAGTGAATTAGATGAAGATGACAATAATACCCTTTTCTCATCAAGGTCATTTACAAATTCTGATTCATCGGAATATTCTCTCCGGCGAAAACCACGGCGGCGGAGGGCGGCGAAAGGTGGCGTAAAGGGTAGTCTTGCGGTGGTGAAGAAATCAAAGGATCCTTATGGTGATTTTAGAGATTCAATGTTGGAAATGATTATGGAAAATCAAATATTTGGTGCAAAAGAACTTGAAAATTTATTagaatgttttttaaaattaaattcacaATATCATCATGAGGTAATTATTGATGTTTTTACTGAGATTTGTGAAGCTTTGTTTTCTAGTTTGTCTTag